AAAGCACTAGAGCAACTTATTGCCGAAGATGAAGGCAAAGCCTACCGCCAGGTGGCTTTTCTAGATGTAAACGGAACAGCATCAGCATACACCGGTGCAAAATGTGTGATGTATGCAGATCAGATTACCGGTGATAATTTTTCGGTACAGGCAAATATGATGTTGACCGATAAAACGGTTCCTGCGATGGAAAAAGCCTTTAAAGAAAATGAAACTCTGCCGCTGGCAGAACGTATGGTTGCGGTTTTAAAAGCGGCAGAGCAGGCCGGTGGGGATATCCGCGGAAAGCAAAGTGCAGCATTAATCGTAGTGGGTCCTGATTTAGTTGAAAACCCGTGGGAAGAATATAAGATTAATTTACGTGTAGATGATCACGAGAATCCTATTGAAGAACTAGATCGTTTACTGAAAGTGGCTCGTGCTTATGAGTATATGAATAATGGAGATCTGGCCGTTGAAGCAGGCGATATGCCCGAAGCGTTGAAACAATACGGTACTGCTGAAACCTTGTTTCCTGATAATCTTGAAATGAAATTCTGGAAAGCAGTTGCTATGGCAAATGACGGTCAGTTAGAAGAATCTAAGCCTATATTCAAAGGTATTTTTGAGCAAAATGAAAACTGGAGGGAGATGATAGGCCGTTTAGTTAAACCGGGACTGCTAACGGTGAGTGAAGAACAGGTTAAGGAAATTCAAAACCTGTAGATTAAATACATTAATGTTCAACTGAAAAAAAATTAGTAGATAATTAAATTAAAAATCCCCGGAGAATTCTCTTCGGGGATTTTATTATAAAAAAATAGGTCTTTGATTTAGAACTTAATCATCTAGTCCGCCACGGCGTGTACTATCTCTAGCCTCAGGCCAGGTCATTTGCTCTCCGGTTCTTTTGTTTATAGGCAAAACAATTTGTTCACGGGAAGTCTTATCTTCATCTTCACTTGCCATATAGGCTAAAACTGCAGTAAGGATTACATTATTTTGCACATCGTCCCAAACGATTTTGTCATAGGTGTCACGGTTAGTGTGCCACGTATAATTCCAGTAATCCCAGCTTAGCGAGCTTAGATTAAATGCCGGTGCGCCAGCAGCTACAAAGGAAGCGTAGTCAGAACCTCCACGCCCCGGAGCTCCAGGAAAATTAGTTTCTATACTCGCAACTTCATCAGGTACTGCATTTAACCAGCTTCCCAAATAATCATAAGCGTTTAAAAAACCGTTGCCTGAAATCGTTGCAACACGACCAGTCCCGTTATCCTGATTAAATACGGCTTGTACACCTTCAACAATCTCTGGGTGGTCTTTTACAAATGAACGAGAGCCGTTAAGACCTTGTTCTTCGCTTCCCCAATGTCCTACGAGTATAGTACGTTTTGGGTTAGGGTATACTTTTTTAAGAATACGCATAGCTTCCATCATAACAAGTGTACCGGTTCCATTATCTGTGGCTCCCTGGGCTCCATCCCAAGAATCAAAATGTGCTGATAGAATTACATATTCCTCTGGTTTTTCAGTTCCTTTAATTTGAGCAATTGTATTAAAAGTAGGCGCTTCTCCCATATTCTTGGATTCTGCTATCACCTTTATAGTAGGTTTGTCACCATAATCTGCAAGACGGTACAATAGGCCATAATCTTCTAATGCGATATCAACCATAGGTATTTTATCAGTATAAGCAGAAAATACTTTGTTTACACCAAAACCTCTAGACCAGTTGCTTGTAATTACACCTACAGCCCCTGCTTTCTCAAGTATTTTAGGTAGTTCGCGAGAAGAATATCCGGTTGTTTTAATACGTGTATTCCACGCATCGTTTTGAGCTTCTCTATCTTTTTTCATTTTTTCAAATGATTCTGGTGTTGCCCATTTTTCCCAGTTATCATCTGGTCTTCCGGTAGGCTGTGGCATAGAAATTAAGACAAATTTTCCTTTTACCTGAGAAAGCATATTTTGAAAACTAATCGAGTCTTTTGCCTCTGGAAGTATTACGACTTCGGCTTCTACACCTTTTGACGATGTCGAAGGACTCCACGCAAGTTGCATACCTTCGAGACTTACGCTACGCGGGCTTACTAAATCTATATGTGTGATACCGCGGTCCCAGCCTTTCCATACTCCCCATTGCTCATTTTCTGCAGGGATGCCCCAATCTGTATAGGTCTTTACTGCCCAGTCGTGAGCTTGTTTCATTTCTGGAGAACCTACAAGTCGCGGTCCTACCACATCAAGTAATTGATGGGCTAGTAATTTGAGTTGCGAGTTTGTTGTAGCTTCATCTACAATACTTTTTACAATTTCCTGCTGATTTTGAGCAAAAATACCTGTACTCATCATTAGACCTAAAACTGGTAGATAAAAGTTTTTTTTCATTAAAATAGTGTGTTAGTTATGTCTTAAAAATAAAACAACCGTTTTTAATAAAACACTTAGCAGCTAAGGTTTTATCAAGAACGGTTGTTCTTTAACAGATTTACAAACTTAATTTGCTATTGAGGAGAATACAATGTTTCTAAACTTCCACGGGGTTTCATCTTTAGCATTTACGGTTTGCTTCATTATAATACCAATTATATTCTCTACAGGATCTGCAAAATATTGTGTGTTAAAATAGCCGCCCCATTCAAAAGTCCCGGCACTTCCCTGACCACCTTTTTTAGAACCGGCTTCTTCAATTACTTTAAAAGCCAGGCCGTGACCCGCTCCCTGATCTGCCCAGATATCACCCATTTGATTACTTAAGATAACAGCTACTGTAGAAGGGCTTAGAATGCGTTTTCCGTTTAAAGTTCCGCCGTTGAGATACATTTGTAAAAATTGTGCATAGTCTGTTATAGTACTTGAAAGTCCTGCTCCACCCGCAAAGAAAGTCTTAGCACCTTTTATAGGGTAATCTGGTTCAAAAAAATCTGTAGCCTTAGCGTCTACCCAATTGTTATTCTCGTCAAGAGATTGTATTGCAACGAGACGATCTTGTTTGGCTTTTGGTAAATAGAACCAGGTGTCGTGCATACCTAAAGGGTCTAGAACTTCTTTTCTTAAAAACTCATCTAAGGGCTGGCCGCTTAATAGTTCAATCAAATAACCTACAACATCAACGCCTTCGCTGTATACCCAGTTTTCACCGGGATTATGATGCAAGGGTAGTTTTGCCAATTTTGGTTCGTTTTCTGCAAGTGTTACCGGTTTTGTAGTAAAACCATCTATAATACCTGCATCTGCATAAATTTTTCTAAATCTGGGGTCACTGTCTATACTGCCATAACCTATGCCCGAAGTATGGGTTAATAAATGTCTTATTGTAATGGGATTTGAAGCAGGATATGTGGTATAGCTGCCATCTGGTAATAAACTATCTAATACCTGAGCATCTTTAAATTCTGGAATGTATTTGCTTATAGGGTCGTCTAATTGAAATTTACCACGTTCCCATAAAATCATTGCTCCTGTAGAAGTGATTGCTTTAGTCTGTGAGGCAATTCTAAAAATGGCGTCTTTCTTAAGTTCTTTATTATCTGATGTTGAAGTACCGAAGGCTTTGTGATAAACAAGCTTACCATTTCTAGCAACCAGAGCTACAATTCCAGGTATTTTATTATTCTTAATAGCAGAAACAGCCATAGAATCTATATAAGATAAATGTTGTGCACTCATCCCTTCTTTGTCGGGGTTGGCAGTAGGTAAGAGGATCTGATTTTGTTGAGCTGCCAGATTAAGGCAAAAAAATAACGCCCCATAAAAGGCGTATTTGTGTATTTTAAATTTCATATTATATAATTGAAAGCATTACTATTAAGTCGAAAAATAAGTTTTATTTAGAGGTTTTGTGCGATGATGCGCCTAAGGTTATTATTTTTCCTGAAGAGCTTGAATTTTTAGTGTTTATTTTTTCTTGAGATAATTTTATCTCATTATTTTGGGATTGATATTCTCTCAATGTAAGACTCAATGTTTGATATCCTACCATATTAAAAAGAATTGTGTCTTCCTGCTTAACCCCATTTGCTTGCTCAAAATAGAATACTCCGTTATTTTTTGAGGTAACACCTTTCTTAATAGATTTTATAAAAACATTTACCCCTGCGATGGGTTTTTCTGTTTTAAGATCTGTTATGGTGCCATACAAACGTTGTCCATAAAATGTAGACGTAAATACTAAACAAATAATGACTATAAACGATTTCATTTCTGCTTTACTTTTAAACTTAAATGTGCTTCATTAAGAAGCTTTTAAAAAATTAGATATTAAAAATACAGAAATATATATCGTTTGCGTAATTAATATTGAAAATAATTAAGTTAAAATAGGATTGAATTTTAAAATTAAAAGTTCAAAATTTACTCTTTGTAAAGCAAATATTTAGAACGTATTTGTTTGAAATGTTCTAAATCTTGTGACCACCCGGCTTTAATTTCACTAAATGAAACGCCGCTTTCTATTTGCTTCTGAAGTTTTGCGGTACCTGCGTGGGCAGTGAAATTGGCTGTGTTAAAGAATGCATCTTTCTTTGAGTAATTTGCATACGCGTCAATAATATAAGTAAGGTTTACCTCGCGTAAATTAGAAATTTCTCTTAGGTCTAAACCATTACAAACCTCACCATTAAATTTTGGGCTTTTAGAGCCAAAGTTAGGTGCAGGCTTATAGCTCAGCTTGTATTTTGAAGCAGGTAAATACGGTGAACCTATAATTTGAAATTGCATTTCGGTGCCACGACCCGCATTGAGTGCAGTACCCTCACATAAACCAAGGCTGGGGTACAACATAACAGATTGATCGTTAGGTAAATTAGGTGATGGTCGTACTGGTAATGAATACGGCAAGCTATGACTGTAATCTTGCATGGGAATAACGGTGAGTTTTACTGGTTTGGTGGTTTTTAACCAACCTTCTTGAGTCATCATCGTGGCATACTCACCTATGGTCATGCCGTGTACTAATGGTACTCCTGCGTGCATACCCAGAAAACTGGTGTGCGCCGCTTCCATAACAGGGCCATCTACATAACTTCCGTTAGGATTAGGCCGGTCTAAAACCAATACCTCAATACCCGCATCTGCAGCAGCTTCTAAAACATAATGCAATGTGGCTATATAGG
The sequence above is a segment of the Leeuwenhoekiella sp. MAR_2009_132 genome. Coding sequences within it:
- a CDS encoding DUF1028 domain-containing protein, whose amino-acid sequence is MKTVFTFLILLLTAVGYSQNIPADKSAFAHTFSIVARDAKTGEMAVAVQSHWFSVGSLVSWGKSGVGVVATQSFVNPAYGPKGLKLMQDGLSAEKALEQLIAEDEGKAYRQVAFLDVNGTASAYTGAKCVMYADQITGDNFSVQANMMLTDKTVPAMEKAFKENETLPLAERMVAVLKAAEQAGGDIRGKQSAALIVVGPDLVENPWEEYKINLRVDDHENPIEELDRLLKVARAYEYMNNGDLAVEAGDMPEALKQYGTAETLFPDNLEMKFWKAVAMANDGQLEESKPIFKGIFEQNENWREMIGRLVKPGLLTVSEEQVKEIQNL
- a CDS encoding M20/M25/M40 family metallo-hydrolase, giving the protein MKKNFYLPVLGLMMSTGIFAQNQQEIVKSIVDEATTNSQLKLLAHQLLDVVGPRLVGSPEMKQAHDWAVKTYTDWGIPAENEQWGVWKGWDRGITHIDLVSPRSVSLEGMQLAWSPSTSSKGVEAEVVILPEAKDSISFQNMLSQVKGKFVLISMPQPTGRPDDNWEKWATPESFEKMKKDREAQNDAWNTRIKTTGYSSRELPKILEKAGAVGVITSNWSRGFGVNKVFSAYTDKIPMVDIALEDYGLLYRLADYGDKPTIKVIAESKNMGEAPTFNTIAQIKGTEKPEEYVILSAHFDSWDGAQGATDNGTGTLVMMEAMRILKKVYPNPKRTILVGHWGSEEQGLNGSRSFVKDHPEIVEGVQAVFNQDNGTGRVATISGNGFLNAYDYLGSWLNAVPDEVASIETNFPGAPGRGGSDYASFVAAGAPAFNLSSLSWDYWNYTWHTNRDTYDKIVWDDVQNNVILTAVLAYMASEDEDKTSREQIVLPINKRTGEQMTWPEARDSTRRGGLDD
- a CDS encoding serine hydrolase domain-containing protein; translation: MKFKIHKYAFYGALFFCLNLAAQQNQILLPTANPDKEGMSAQHLSYIDSMAVSAIKNNKIPGIVALVARNGKLVYHKAFGTSTSDNKELKKDAIFRIASQTKAITSTGAMILWERGKFQLDDPISKYIPEFKDAQVLDSLLPDGSYTTYPASNPITIRHLLTHTSGIGYGSIDSDPRFRKIYADAGIIDGFTTKPVTLAENEPKLAKLPLHHNPGENWVYSEGVDVVGYLIELLSGQPLDEFLRKEVLDPLGMHDTWFYLPKAKQDRLVAIQSLDENNNWVDAKATDFFEPDYPIKGAKTFFAGGAGLSSTITDYAQFLQMYLNGGTLNGKRILSPSTVAVILSNQMGDIWADQGAGHGLAFKVIEEAGSKKGGQGSAGTFEWGGYFNTQYFADPVENIIGIIMKQTVNAKDETPWKFRNIVFSSIAN
- a CDS encoding carboxypeptidase-like regulatory domain-containing protein, giving the protein MKSFIVIICLVFTSTFYGQRLYGTITDLKTEKPIAGVNVFIKSIKKGVTSKNNGVFYFEQANGVKQEDTILFNMVGYQTLSLTLREYQSQNNEIKLSQEKINTKNSSSSGKIITLGASSHKTSK
- a CDS encoding exo-beta-N-acetylmuramidase NamZ domain-containing protein; amino-acid sequence: MAFYSLKSTLFLVFVFAISCGNGQQSKTNTTPLELKNTSAPALTTLTPTETSKLVLGANRTEAYLPLLKNKRIAIVGNPSSLILKGEQQDGTQVYTHLVDSLLSLNQHIIKVFSPEHGFRGTADAGEAVKNGRDPKTGLEVISLYGNHKKPKPEQLAGIDILVFDIQDVGVRFYTYIATLHYVLEAAADAGIEVLVLDRPNPNGSYVDGPVMEAAHTSFLGMHAGVPLVHGMTIGEYATMMTQEGWLKTTKPVKLTVIPMQDYSHSLPYSLPVRPSPNLPNDQSVMLYPSLGLCEGTALNAGRGTEMQFQIIGSPYLPASKYKLSYKPAPNFGSKSPKFNGEVCNGLDLREISNLREVNLTYIIDAYANYSKKDAFFNTANFTAHAGTAKLQKQIESGVSFSEIKAGWSQDLEHFKQIRSKYLLYKE